One window from the genome of Osmerus mordax isolate fOsmMor3 chromosome 19, fOsmMor3.pri, whole genome shotgun sequence encodes:
- the LOC136962766 gene encoding period circadian protein homolog 1-like isoform X3, which yields MAYSLLSCSSEQDNPSTSGCSSDQPARLQTQRELLKALKELKIRVPADHRGKGRSSTLASLQYALNCVKQVRANQEYYHQWSVEETHGCSLDLSAFTTDELDNITSEYTLQNTDTFSIGVSFLSGKVVYISPQASSMLRCKPERLQGALFSELLAPQDVSTFYSSTAPCRLPPWASCTGSVTSPVDCTQEKSMFCRIRRGRDSEGEVRLYPFRLTPYQLTLRDSDMSQPQPCCLLIAERVHSGYEAPRIPADKRIFTTSHTPSCLFQEVDERAVPLLGYLPQDLVGTPVLMYLHPDDRPVMVAIHKKILQSAGQPFEHSPLRICARNGEYLTIDTSWSSFVNPWSRKVAFIVGRHKVRTSPLNEDVFTPKEAETRPMSPEIPRLSEQIHRVLVQPVHSAGSQGPGSQGGHGSQGGHGSQGGPTCSSHGSQQPRRRRHGSDRNSNSHSKHEAHTHSPQQMTFQQMCKDVHMVKSSGQQVFMESRSRKPLRKHASTGALVETEKISREPAVGGPVGGPAGPSKPLRRDPASSYSYQQVNCLDSIIRYLDSCNIPNTVKRKCGSSSCTTSSTSDDDKQRELSGGAKDLEAAVGVPDGSKVGQPGPSHPLSPLALHCKAESVVSVTSQCSFSSTIVHVGDKKPPESDIVMMEEPPVTPTTTAPAANHSSATPQPPPAASLAPPSPAAQAAQPEREGRRPACGSAHVGLTKEVLSAHTQQEEQVFLSRFRDLSQLTALEPEPGSLRGHTATPKGVHSSQDYPAGGSGRRRGRGGKRLKHQQEGSLRASYPGPLAGSGMNSGSRRQGGGRHPRCMFPSGQPLMMQGPLTSSSSWPTSVASQASLPPPGAAYPPGVLPFYPLFPSVSQQLLAHSGLDPSLQMASANPQAAYQFPLHATQFPLPMAPPVMVVLPNLMFPHLQTGLPEYNPTMPHLNPALSQLNQAPPPFPQAIPVAQLNPALAQFNPAMPPLNLGMPQLNPAVAQLNPSPPLLNPALPLMPQHFWNPNPTFPYPSPLLGPQAPTMPLVDPVQGGLSRSSTPQYLAQPPLEGTDSPLFQSRCSSPLNLLQLEELPSNRQEGMATGALQTPPPPGVAAQDWPGKQGAMAQGSGARGSSMRAGEDKENDNADADDLDAMSTSSDLLDLLLQEDACSGTGSAASGSGSSGSGSSGSGTGSSGSSGSGSNGCSTSGSGTRSSNTSKYFGSIDSSENEHGHKAVGEEAQLMKYVLQDPIWLLMANTDEKVMMTYQMPTRDRETVLREDRQVLRAMQKKQPHFTEEQRRELAQVHPWMGTGGLPPAINISSCSGCDSSSSARPPLEAELQEMDLTGDLPLQEDRTPGTKGLPGPRGPHTSSPTPLQARAARSEETLKAVAGESNLVAKRQLARGEESEVTSSVTDMAIGKKD from the exons ATGGCCTACAGCCTCCTGAGCTGCAGCTCGGAGCAGGACAACCCTTCCACCTCGGGCTGCAGCAGCGACCAGCCGGCCCGCCTGCAGACCCAGAGGGAGCTGCTCAAggccctgaaggagctgaagatcCGGGTCCCGGCGGACCACAGGGGCAAAGGCCGCTCAAgcaccctggcctccctgcagTACGCCCTCAACTGTGTCAAACAAgtcagag CTAACCAAGAATATTATCACCAGTGGAGTGTGGAGGAGACTCATGGCTGCAGTCTGGACCTCTCGGCCTTCACCACTGACGAACTGGACAACATCACCTCCGAATACACACTCCAGAACACC GACACGTTCTCCATTGGGGTGTCCTTCCTGTCGGGCAAGGTGGTGTACATCTCTCCCCAGGCCTCCTCCATGCTGCGCTGTAAACCCGAGAGGCTCCAGGGGGCGCTGTTCTCTGAGCTCCTGGCCCCCCAGGATGTGAGCACCTTCTACAGCAGCACGGCGCCCTGCCGCCTGCCCCCCTGGGCCTCCTGCACCGGCTCTg TGACGTCCCCCGTGGACTGCACCCAGGAGAAGTCCATGTTCTGCCGCATCCGCCGGGGGCGGGACAGCGAGGGCGAGGTGCGTCTGTACCCCTTCCGCCTCACCCCCTACCAGCTGACCCTGAGAGACTCGGACATGTCTCAGCCTCAGCCCTGCTGCCTGCTCATCGCTGAGAGGGTCCACTCAGGATACGAAG cacccCGTATCCCTGCAGACAAGAGGATCTTCACCACCAGCCACACCCCCAGCTGTCTCTTCCAAGAGGTGGACGAGAG ggctgTACCGTTGCTTGGTTACCTGCCCCAAGATCTGGTTGGGACCCCCGTACTCATGTACCTACACCCCGACGACAGGCCTGTCATGGTAGCCATCCACAAGAAGA TTCTGCAGTCGGCCGGCCAGCCGTTCGAACACTCCCCCCTGCGCATCTGTGCGCGTAACGGGGAGTACCTGACCATCGACACCTCCTGGTCATCCTTCGTCAACCCCTGGAGCAGGAAGGTGGCCTTCATTGTGGGGCGACACAAAGTGCGAAC GAGCCCCCTGAACGAGGACGTGTTCACCCCCAAGGAGGCGGAGACGCGCCCCATGTCCCCGGAGATCCCCCGGCTGAGCGAGCAGATCCACCGTGTGCTGGTGCAGCCGGTGCACAGCGCCGGGTCCCAGGGCCCCGGGTCCCAGGGGGGCCACGGCTCCCAGGGGGGCCACGGCTCCCAGGGGGGCCCCACCTGCAGCAGCCACGGCTCCCAGCAGCCCCGCCGCCGCCGTCACGGCTCCGACCGCAACAGCAACAGCCACTCCAAGCacgaggcgcacacacacagcccg CAGCAGATGACCTTCCAGCAGATGTGTAAGGACGTGCACATGGTGAAGAGCAGCGGGCAGCAGGTGTTCATGGAGTCCAGGAGCAGGAAGCCCCTCCGTAAGCACGCCAGCACCG gAGCCCtggtggagacagagaagatcAGCAGGGAGCCGGCAGTGGGGGGCCCAGTGGGGGGCCCAGCGGGGCCCTCCAAGCCCCTGAGGAGGGACCCTGCGTCCAGCTACTCCTACCAGCAGGTCAACTGCCTGGACAGCATCATACG GTACCTGGACAGCTGTAACATACCCAACACGGTGAAGAGGAAGTGTGGCTCGTCCTCCTGCACCACTTCCTCCACCTCGGACGACGACAAGCAGAGGGAGCTGTCGGGGGGGGCCAAAG ACCTGGAGGCGGCCGTGGGCGTTCCGGACGGTTCCAAAGTGGGTCAGCCCGGCCCGAGCCACCCCCTCAGCCCTCTGGCTCTGCACTGCAAGGCCGAGAGCGTGGTGTCTGTCACGTCCCAGTGCAGCTTCAGCAGCACCATCGTCCACGTGGGAGACAAGAAACCTCCAGAGTCGG ACATCGTGATGATGGAGGAGCCACCGgtgacccccaccaccactgccCCAGCCGCTAACCACAGCTCCGcgaccccccagcccccgcccGCGGCCAGCCTCgctccccccagccccgccgCCCAGGCGGCCCAGCCGGAGAGGGAGGGCCGGAGGCCGGCTTGCGGCTCGGCCCACGTGGGGCTGACCAAGGAGGTGCTGTCGGCCCACacccagcaggaggagcaggtgtTCCTCAGCCGCTTCCGAGACCTGAGCCAGCTGACGGCCCTGGAACCTGAGCCTGGCTCCCTGCGCGGGCACACCGCCACGCCCAAAG GAGTCCACAGTTCCCAGGACtacccagcagggggcagcgggCGGCGGCGTGGCCGCGGGGGCAAGCGTCTGAAGCACCAGCAGGAGGGCTCCCTGCGTGCCAGCTACCCAGGCCCGCTGGCCGGCTCTGGGATGAACAGCGGCTCcagaaggcagggaggaggccgaCACCCTCGCTGCATGTTCCCCTCCGGCCAGCCCCTCATGATGCAGGGGCCCctgacttcctcctcctcctggcccacCTCCGTGGCCTCCCAGgccagcctgcccccccctggGGCGGCCTACCCTCCTGGGGTCCTCCCCTTctaccccctcttcccctccgtcTCCCAGCAGCTGCTGGCTCACTCGGGGCTGGACCCCAGCCTGCAGATGGCCAGCGCCAACCCCCAAGCAGCCTACCAGTTCCCCCTACACGCCACCCAGTTCCCCCTCCCCATGGCCCCGCCAGTCATGGTGGTGCTGCCCAACCTCATGTTCCCTCACCTCCAGACGGGCCTTCCGGAGTACAACCCTACCATGCCTCACCTGAACCCCGCGCTCTCGCAACTCAACCAGGCCCCTCCGCCCTTCCCCCAGGCCATACCCGTGGCCCAGCTCAACCCGGCTCTGGCCCAGTTCAACCCCGCCATGCCTCCCCTGAACCTGGGCATGCCTCAGCTGAACCCTGCGGTGGCCCAGctcaacccctcaccccccctcctcaaccctgccctgcctctcatgCCCCAACACTTCTGGAATCCCAACCCGACGTTCCcttaccccagccccctcctgggGCCCCAGGCCCCCACCATGCCCCTTGTGGACCCTGTCCAAGGGGGCCTCTCTCGCTCCAGCACCCCCCAGTACTTGGCTCAGCCCCCTCTGGAGGGCACTGACTCGCCCCTGTTCCAGTCGCgatgctcctcccccctcaacctgctgcagctggaggaGTTGCCCAGCAACCGCCAGGAAGGCATGGCGACCGGGGCGCTGCAGACGCCGCCCCCTCCTGGGGTGGCCGCTCAGGATTGGCCGGGGAAGCAGGGCGCCATGGCGCAGGGCTCCGGCGCTCGCGGCAGCAGCATGCGGGCGGGCGAGGACAAAGAGAACGACAAC GCCGACGCTGATGACCTTGACGCCATGTCCACCTCCAGCGACCTGCTGGACCTGCTGCTCCAGGAGGATGCCTGCTCAGGCACCGGCTCGGCCGCCTCGGGCTCCGGGTCCTCGGGCTCCGGGTCCTCGGGCTCCGGGACTGGGTCGTCCGGGTCCTCAGGGTCCGGTTCTAACGGCTGCAGCACCTCAGGGAGCGGAACCA GAAGCAGCAACACCAGCAAGTACTTCGGCAGCATTGACTCGTCGGAGAACGAGCACGGTCACAAGGCGGTGGGCGAAGAGGCCCAGCTGATGAAGTACGTCCTGCAGGACCCCATCTGGCTGCTCATGGCCAACACGGACGAGAAGGTCATGATGACCTACCAGATGCCCACCCG ggacagggagacagtcCTGAGAGAGGACCGGCAGGTTCTGAGGGCCATGCAGAAGAAGCAGCCTCACTtcacagaggagcagaggagggagctgGCACAGGTGCACCCCTGGATGGGTACAGGAGGGCTCCCCCCGGCCATCAACATCAGC TCTTGTTCAGGctgtgactcctcctcctctgcccggCCGCCCCTGGAGGCGGAGCTTCAGGAGATGGACCTGACGGGggacctccccctgcaggaggaCAGGACTCCAGGCACCAAGGGCCTCCCTGGCCCCAGGggcccccacacctcctccccgaCCCCCCTGCAGGCACGGGCCGCCCGGTCGGAGGAGACGCTCAAAGCCGTCGCTGGGGAATCGAACCTCGTTGCTAAGAGACAGTTGGCCCGGGGGGAGGAGTCTGAGGTGACCTCATCCGTCACGGATATGGCGATTGGAAAAAAAGACTGA